From Cydia strobilella chromosome 4, ilCydStro3.1, whole genome shotgun sequence, the proteins below share one genomic window:
- the LOC134740626 gene encoding neural retina-specific leucine zipper protein-like: MVEHALVDCSQASAMQTLPPQPHREPDDEHLADEYVQNFELDHLEDHHLVKREPLRTGWHELAETPPACARACRPWPDAGPYPQPHVAIAVDPSTPPETPPAPVGRSPCRAALVDDVLWLPHMREPLDMRTVPCGSFEEWDRREWREDHHMQQVALRPASSCSAMSPRASQHTSYQPSSCGDDLLSDDMLMSLSVRELNKRLHGYPREDVTRLKQKRRTLKNRGYAQNCRSKRLQQRQELELTNRSLQDELHVLQLQVARVTHERDVLKQRLALVGREHAVPHHAPPTPHSSPEFFSEL, encoded by the coding sequence ATGGTGGAGCACGCGCTCGTCGACTGCTCTCAGGCGAGCGCCATGCAGACCTTACCGCCGCAACCGCACCGCGAGCCCGACGACGAGCACCTCGCCGACGAATATGTTCAGAACTTTGAGTTGGATCATCTCGAGGATCATCATCTTGTGAAACGTGAACCCCTCCGCACTGGTTGGCACGAGCTAGCCGAGACGCCGCCGGCATGTGCTCGCGCTTGCCGGCCCTGGCCCGACGCGGGTCCTTACCCCCAGCCGCATGTGGCTATTGCCGTCGACCCCAGCACGCCGCCCGAAACCCCTCCGGCTCCCGTCGGGCGCAGCCCGTGCCGCGCCGCGCTCGTCGACGACGTGCTGTGGCTCCCACACATGCGGGAGCCGCTCGACATGCGTACAGTCCCGTGTGGCAGTTTCGAAGAGTGGGATAGACGCGAGTGGCGCGAGGACCACCACATGCAACAGGTCGCGCTGCGTCCGGCGAGTTCGTGCTCGGCGATGTCGCCGAGAGCCAGTCAGCACACATCTTATCAGCCCTCGTCTTGCGGCGACGATTTACTAAGTGACGACATGCTTATGAGTCTGAGTGTGCGGGAGCTAAACAAGAGGTTACACGGTTACCCGCGTGAAGATGTGACACGTTTGAAACAGAAACGGCGCACTCTGAAGAACCGCGGCTACGCGCAGAATTGCCGCAGCAAGAGATTACAGCAGCGGCAAGAGCTGGAGTTGACGAACCGGTCGCTGCAAGACGAGCTGCACGTGCTGCAGCTGCAGGTGGCGCGCGTGACGCACGAGCGGGACGTGCTGAAGCAGCGGCTGGCGCTGGTGGGGCGCGAGCACGCGGTGCCGCACCACGCGCCGCCCACGCCGCACTCCTCGCCCGAGTTCTTCTCGGAGCTGTGA